In Quercus lobata isolate SW786 chromosome 12, ValleyOak3.0 Primary Assembly, whole genome shotgun sequence, a genomic segment contains:
- the LOC115972485 gene encoding long-chain-alcohol oxidase FAO4A-like: protein MESSGACRDICFSPSKTNGREKGERVNSLSSWEMDSLIALCDTFLPSIDVSNLTTDDSVVKFYTTSASMAGTPERVGALISDRLNHPKKWLMRVALWVLSTWIGTLILCGRASLSSQFPYFKRFSRVSPQKREEIVLSLSLSYFYPLRMLSKAMKILTLYAFFTQVDGKDENLSWKAIDYSGPDPEFKTQTEQSKALKKIGYKESDEEEDGSKEWFCGPLYRGLINLKKPRDMAANTLRQLGFPVSVLSQKTNHPSLSCPSLIIQCDAVVIGSGSGGGVVAGVLAKAGYKVLVLEKGNYCARKNLSLLEGPTMDKMYLSSGLLATDDMGVLVLAGSTVGGGSSINWSASIKTPQHVINEWRDHYELELFGSELYKEALDVVYEKMGVQSEFQDEGFNNAVLRQGCQELGYPVKNIPRNSPPDHYCGWCCFGCKDGRKKGTSETWLVDLVNSGNGAILPGCEAIKVLTKTKKGRDRKTATGVAFEFEYNGAKNIAVIESKVTIVACGAISTPALLKKSGLKNGNIGKNLHLHPATMAWGYFPDTPLPNVWPEEDKKSYEGGIMTAMSTVVANLDGSGYGAVIQTPSLHPGTFSILMPWISGTDIKNRMCRFSRTAHIFALARDKGSGTVVSPNSINYQMEVADEESLKKGLEKILRILKAAGAEEIGTHHCKGKTLNVKNVGSTEFERFVKEESSRALRGLSTPICSAHQMGSCRMGVDPKKSVVNQMGETWEVEGLFVADTSVFPTALGVNPMVTVQAIAYCTAQSALQVLRGKI from the exons ATGGAGTCAAGTGGTGCTTGTAGAGATATTTGCTTCTCACCTTCAAAGACTAATGgaagagagaaaggagagagagtaAATTCTTTGTCCTCTTGGGAGATGGATTCACTCATCGCGCTTTGTGACACCTTCTTGCCGTCCATTGATGTTTCCAACCTTACAACCGATGACTCTGTTGTCAAATTCTACACCACTTCTGCTTCTATGGCTGGCACTCCAGAACGA GTTGGGGCACTGATAAGCGACAGACTGAATCACCCAAAGAAGTGGCTGATGAGAGTGGCATTATGGGTGTTATCAACTTGGATTGGGACCTTAATACTATGTGGGAGAGCAAGCCTTTCTAGTCAATTTCCATACTTTAAAAGATTTTCTCGGGTATCTccccaaaaaagagaagaaatagtGCTTTCATTATCTCTTAGTTATTTCTATCCACTAAGAATGCTCAGCAAGGCCATGAAGATTCTCACACTCTATGCTTTCTTCACTCAG GTAGATGGGAAGGATGAGAACCTATCATGGAAAGCAATTGACTATAGTGGACCCGACCCAGAATTCAAAACCCAAACTGAGCAGTCCaaggcattaaaaaaaattggatataAAGAAtctgatgaagaagaagatggtagTAAAGAATGGTTTTGTGGACCTCTTTACAGAGGCCTCATCAATCTTAAAAAACCACGGGACATGGCTGCAAATACTCTACGTCAACTTGGATTTCCTGTCTCAGTTCTTTCTCAGAAAACCAATCATCCCAGCCTATCTTGTCCTTCTTTAATTATCCAATGTGATGCAGTAGTGATTGGTTCTGGCTCAGGTGGTGGTGTTGTTGCTGGTGTTCTAGCAAAGGCTGGTTACAAAGTGCTTGTATTGGAGAAAGGAAACTATTGTGCCAGGAAAAATCTGTCTCTTCTTGAAGGCCCAACTATGGATAAAATGTACCTATCCAGTGGTTTGTTGGCAACTGATGATATGGGTGTATTAGTACTTGCAGGCTCCACAGTTGGCGGAGGCTCTTCAATTAACTGGTCAGCTTCAATTAAGACACCCCAGCATGTAATTAATGAATGGCGTGATCACTATGAACTTGAACTATTTGGCAGTGAACTATACAAAGAAGCTTTGGATGTTGTCTATGAAAAAATGGGAGTTCAGTCTGAATTCCAAGATGAAGGATTCAATAATGCGGTCTTGAGACAAGGTTGTCAAGAATTGGGTTATCCTGTGAAAAACATACCAAGAAATTCTCCACCGGATCATTATTGTGGTTGGTGTTGTTTTGGCTGCAAGGATGGAAGAAAGAAAGGCACGTCCGAAACATGGCTTGTGGACTTGGTAAATTCAGGCAATGGTGCAATTCTTCCCGGTTGTGAGGCCATTAAAGTCTTAACCAAGACAAAGAAAGGAAGAGATAGGAAGACAGCAACTGGGGTTGCTTTCGAATTTGAGTACAATGGAGCAAAAAACATTGCCGTGATAGAGTCTAAGGTGACTATAGTTGCGTGTGGCGCCATCAGTACACCTGCATTGTTGAAAAAAAGTGGCTTGAAGAATGGTAACATCGGTAAGAACTTGCATCTCCATCCAGCAACAATGGCATGGGGCTACTTTCCAGATACACCTTTACCCAATGTTTGGCCAGAGGAAGACAAGAAGAGCTATGAAGGAGGGATAATGACAGCAATGTCTACAGTTGTTGCAAATTTGGATGGGTCTGGATATGGTGCCGTAATACAGACGCCTTCATTGCACCCCGGTACATTCTCAATTTTAATGCCATGGATTTCTGGGACAGATATAAAAAACAGAATGTGCAGGTTTTCTAGGACTGCCCATATATTTGCATTGGCAAGGGATAAAGGATCAGGAACAGTGGTTTCACCAAACTCAATCAATTACCAAATGGAAGTTGCTGATGAAGAGAGTCTAAAGAAAGGGCTAGAAAAGATACTGAGGATATTGAAAGCAGCAGGAGCTGAAGAAATTGGGACTCATCACTGCAAAGGAAAGACCTTAAATGTGAAGAACGTGGGCTCAACTGAATTTGAGAGGTTTGTGAAAGAGGAGAGTTCAAGGGCATTGAGAGGCCTTTCGACGCCGATATGTTCAGCACATCAAATGGGGAGTTGTAGGATGGGGGTTGATCCAAAGAAATCAGTGGTGAACCAAATGGGAGAAACATGGGAGGTAGAGGGACTGTTTGTGGCAGATACAAGTGTGTTTCCAACAGCTTTAGGTGTTAATCCAATGGTCACTGTTCAGGCTATTGCTTATTGCACTGCTCAATCAGCTCTTCAAGTTCTTAGGGGGAAAATATAG
- the LOC115971839 gene encoding decapping 5-like protein, whose amino-acid sequence MATETAAAKDASSSSSSAAAAAESYIGSFISLISKSDIRYEGLLSFLNVNDSTIGLNNVRSFGTEGRRKDSPQIPPGDKVYEYILFRASDIKDLQVKASPPVQTEEQIHNDPAIIQSHYAGVHLSSPPFASVGGKTLTESTRWQDTPALTSRTYTGVLPSYQSVSQPATQLVGSPSSSMPMYWQGYNGTSGGISHASQQPIPFQPPSTGSFPLTMQGQWQTPEIQTPTTLSLPNTSEFGSPVSSYIASASVHPKYLPSTSPVQSSTSLDIPSFLSTKSSLPHSESLTANRSTVSSFPLSREDLNTSENQIVGKAVSDSQSVLPVQSMSYPSSFADSSGPLLTPPPPLLTPDQLAQSRPHALSSIQKLYPVQTDMSAPIPTSSYSSSSFSIPVSQAPLLPLPTSTRQPQYSATQFTEEFDFTAMNEKFKKDEVWGYLGKGKDKTGGVQGFTTGQSLGDREGHGLIPNPKPAYDKDEFFDTISCNSLARGARNGQNRFSERIKQDTETFGNIQQRPNLGYGGYAAGHGDNYRSSYNWGRGHGYGGRRHGDNMPF is encoded by the exons ATGGCGACTGAAACCGCTGCTGCCAAAGACGCTTCGTCTTCTTCGAGttcggcggcggcggcggcggaaTCGTACATAGGAAGCTTCATAAGCCTGATTTCCAAGTCCGATATTCGCTACGAaggactcctctccttcctcAACGTCAACGATTCCACCATTGGCCTCAACAACG TTAGGTCTTTTGGAACAGAGGGGCGAAGGAAAGATAGCCCGCAAATTCCACCAGGTGATAAGGTGTATGAATACATTCTGTTCCGAGCAAGTGACATTAAA GACTTGCAAGTTAAAGCCTCCCCACCTGTCCAAACAGAAGAGCAGATTCACAATGATCCTGCTATCATCCAG TCGCACTATGCTGGGGTGCATTTGAGTTCTCCACCTTTTGCTTCTGTTGGTGGTAAAACCTTGACAGAATCAACTCGATGGCAAGATACCCCTGCTTTGACAAGCAGAACCTATACTGGAGTACTGCCTTCATATCAATCTGTATCCCAACCTGCTACACAACTTGTTGgttctccatcttcttctatGCCAATGTATTGGCAAGGGTACAATGGAACATCGGGTGGTATATCTCATGCTTCACAGCAACCTATTCCTTTTCAACCCCCATCAACTGGATCATTTCCCTTGACAATGCAGGGTCAGTGGCAGACTCCTGAAATTCAGACACCTACAACCCTGAGCCTGCCGAATACATCAGAATTTGGTAGCCCTGTATCTTCATATATTGCTTCTGCTTCTGTACATCCAAAATACTTACCCTCTACTAGTCCAGTACAGTCTTCTACTTCTCTTGATATTCCGTCCTTCTTGTCCACAAAATCATCCTTACCACATTCTGAATCTTTAACTGCTAACAGATCAACTGTGTCTTCATTTCCTTTGTCTCGTGAAGACTTAAACACCAGTGAAAACCAAATTGTTGGTAAAGCTGTGTCTGACTCACAATCGGTTCTCCCTGTCCAGTCCATGTCTTATCCATCTTCATTTGCGGATTCTTCAGGCCCCTTGCTAACACCTCCTCCACCATTGTTAACTCCAGATCAGTTAGCACAGTCTAGACCACATGCGCTTTCTTCCATCCAGAAACTCTACCCTGTTCAGACTGATATGAGTGCTCCAATTCCAACATCATCttattcttcatcatcattttcTATTCCAGTATCTCAAGCACCTCTTTTGCCATTGCCAACTTCTACAAGACAg CCTCAGTATTCGGCTACACAATTCACAGAAGAGTTCGATTTTACAGCCATGaatgaaaagtttaaaaaagatgAAGTATGGGGTTATCTTGGAAAGGGTAAGGATAAAACAGGGGGAGTTCAGGGCTTTACAACTGGTCAAAGCTTGGGGGACAGAGAAGGTCATGGCTTAATACCTAATCCCAAG CCTGCATATGATAAGGATGAGTTCTTTGATACAATTTCTTGTAATTCGCTTGCCCGTGGTGCAAGGAACGGACAGAACAGGTTCTCTGAGCGAATCAAGCAGGATACTGAG ACATTTGGCAATATCCAACAGAGACCTAATCTAGGTTATGGTGGTTATGCTGCTGGACATGGTGACAATTACCGGAGCTCATATAACTGGGGAAGGGGACACGGTTATGGTGGAAGGAGGCACGGTGATAACATGCCTTTCTAA
- the LOC115972223 gene encoding protein MODIFYING WALL LIGNIN-2 produces the protein MRDFLGRKSQLPLRKEPEKREDQLHQQETIFFFPLSKFQALLPVFSTFKPPPKEQSPPMEKHQYGFALSFSIVVSLGLASFLSCIAAELKRTKIKDIKLDGKLCYLPGSHAFGFGIAALVCLLIAQIIGNLIICMNSCSREERNDCKTRRPRTASILLSISWLSFGIAVILMSGAISMSRSQPYGKGWLDGECYLVKDGTYIGSAILVLITIGSTLGSAITTKRKSQTDKGQKIHAQVG, from the exons ATGAGAGACTTCTTAGGAAGGAAATCCCAACTACCACTAAGGAAGGAACCCGAGAAAAGGGAGGACCAATTACACCAACAGGAGactatatttttctttcctttgagTAAGTTCCAAGCCTTGTTGCCTGTTTTCTCTACTTTCAAGCCACCTCCCAAAGAGCAGTCCCCCCCTATGGAGAAACACCAATATGGCTTTGCATTAAGTTTCTCCATTGTTGTTTCCCTTGGTCTTGCTTCCTTCCTATCGTGTATAGCTGCTGAGTTAAAGAGAACAAAG ATCAAGGATATCAAGTTGGATGGAAAACTGTGTTATTTGCCAGGAAGTCATGCATTTGGGTTCGGAATTGCAGCCTTGGTCTGTTTGCTCATTGCTCAGATAATCGGCAATCTGATCATTTGCATGAATTCTTGTTCAAGGGAGGAGAGAAACGACTGCAAGACAAGAAGACCGAGGACTGCCTCAATCCTCCTGTCAATTTCATG GTTGAGCTTTGGAATTGCAGTTATATTAATGAGTGGAGCAATAAGCATGAGCAGAAGCCAGCCCTATGGGAAAGGATGGTTGGACGGCGAATGCTACCTAGTCAAAGACGGCACATATATTGGTTCAGCAATACTAGTGCTAATCACAATAGGTTCAACACTTGGCTCAGCCATcacaacaaaaaggaaaagccAGACCGATAAAGGCCAAAAAATACATGCACAAGTAGGATGA